CTGGCCCTCGCCCAGCACCAGGCTCTCCAGGCTGGACGCCACCCGGAACAGGTGCCCGACAACCGCCTCGTCGTGGTAGCCGACGAGGTGCCCGGCGAACGACTCCGGCCGCAGCCCGTGGAAGTCGCCGAGGAACTCGCCGACTTCCTCCACGTCCGGCGCGCGGTCGGCCGGGCCGGCGGCGTAGACCTCCACCCGGTTGCACGTCGACAGCACGACGAACTCGTTGCCGGGGAACGACTTCTGGAGGGCCTCCAGCCCTTCGAAAAGCCGGTCGTCGCCGAAGGCGAGGGCCTCGCGGACGGTGGCGGGGGCGGAGCGGTGGTCGACGCCCAGGGCGAGGAGCTTCATGGTTACGGAGCCCCCCCCGCCGAGGCCGTCCTGGCCGCGCCGTGGGCGGTCGGCAGCCGCAGAGCTTCCACTCCCACCCAGGTGAAGACCAGGAAGGCGAACGCCGCGATCGTCAGCATCATCACCGTCCGGCCCCGCATCGAGGGTCGGAACCGGGCGTGCAAGAGGACCGCGAACACCAGCCACATCCCCAACGCACTCAGGACTTTCGGATCGTACCACGGCACCCCCAGCGACGCTCCCCCGCCCTTCGCCTTGCGAAGCTCCGATACGCTCAGGAGGACTCCAATCACCAGCCCGGCCGTCAGCAGCGGGAAGGCCGCCACGACCGCCCCCCGATTGACCCGCTCGGATTGTTCGAGGCTCGGCAGCGAGAACCCGAACCGTCGCACCGGTTTCGACTTCAGCCGACGCATCTGGGCAAGGTACATCAGCCCGGCCGCGAACGCCAGCGACGCGCAGACGGCCCCCGCCAGCAGGAACATCCCGTGGATCGTCCCCCAGAAGGCGGTCGCTCCGTCCCACTCGCGACCCACCGTCCTCGGCACGAACCAGGCGGCCCCCGCGATCAACCCGAGCGCCAGCGGCAGCGTGAAGAACCCCACCGCCACCTGCCTCGGCCAGTGCAGCATCAGGTAGAGCCCGATCAGCGCCACGACCCAGGAGAGCACCATGACCGACTCGAACGCCGAGGTCACCGGCAGCAGCTCGTTGCGAGCCATCGCCAGGTTGGCCAGATACAAGGTCTGCACCACCCAGCCCAGGAACGTCAGCCCCACCCCCGCATACCACCGCAGCGGACTGCGCACGAAGACCCTCGCCAGCTCGACCGCCAGCGCGAGCACGTACGTCCCGGCGAAACACAGGATCTGGAGCCGGTCCATCCCCTTCGATGCCCTCGACGTCCCCCAATCAGGCGAGTGGATCCATTGTAGCCCCCCGGGCTGCCGAATCCCAGGGGGCCCGGCCGATCACGAACCGGCCGATCCATCCTCCGCCTCCAGCCGGGCCGCTTCTCGCGAGAGTTTGCAGAAGTGCTCGCGGAGGTCGGCAGGCCAGGCGGCGATCAGGGCGTCGAAGCGGTCGGGGTCGGGGGCGAACAGGGCTCGCGAAGCTTCCTCGAAGTCCGGCAGGTTGCCAGCGACCGACCACATGACCTTGCTGGCGGCCTCGCGAATCAGCCGGGCCTTCTCTCGCCCGGGCTCCCGCTTGCGAGCCTCGTCCACCAATCTCCGCAAGGCCGCCGACGCCCCTCCCCGCTGACGCTCCAGCCAGTCCCAGTGCCGAGGAAGCAACGTGACCTCCCGCGCCACCACCCCCAGCTTCGGCCGTCCCGGTCCCGGCTTCGGCGTCCCGGCCTCCGCCCGGTCCAGGACGTCCTGCTCCGTCCCCCGGAAGTCGAAATCCACCTGCTTGCCCGTCGCATCCTCGAAAATCAGAACAGGTTCCGGCTTCTCGCCCTCCAGGTACGTCTTCACCCCCCGCAGCATCGTCGCCAGGTCGCCCGAGGCGATCCGCCCCACTCCGGCGAAGGCGGTATAGGTCTGGGGCTCGTCCATTTGGTTCTCTCCTGGGGTTGAATAAAACCCGGGTTCAATTTGGCTGAGGGAATAATATCCGGGTGTTTTGTGGAGTCAATATGTCCGGGTGAAATTCGGGGGAGGTGGACGTGTGGTAGTCTTCAAGTCGTCTGCGATTGGGACCGCAACGGCCTTCCCCCCTCGCGGGGGAAGGTGGCCGCGAAGCGGCCGGATGAGGGGGGATCGGCATCGCATGAGAAGTCATCGATCGAATCCAGATCCGCCGCCGGTCGCCCCCTCATCCGGCCCTGCGGGCCACCTTCCCCCGCGAGGGGGGAAGGCCGTTGCGGACTCGGAGGACCTCGGCAAGACGTTCTGCGAGTTCTTCGCGGGGATCGGCCTGGTGCGGGAGGCGCTGGGGGCTTCGGGGTGGTCGTGCGCTTATGCGAACGACGTGGACCCGAAGAAGCGGAGGATGTACGTCGGCCGGTTCGGGGACGACGGGCATTTCCACCTGGGGGACGTCTGGGACACGGCCGAGGCGGTCGCTCGGATCCACGGCCGCCCTGCGCTGGCGACGGCCTCGTTCCCCTGCGTGGACCTCTCGCTGGCGGGGCGCGGGAGGGGCTTCGAGGGGACGCATTCGTCGACGTTCTTCGGCTTCGTGAAGGTGCTGGAGGGGCTGGGGGAGCGTCGGCCGCCGATGGTCCTGCTGGAGAACGTGGCGGGGTTCTTGACCTCGGCCGGGGGCAAGGACTTCGAGGCCGCCGCGAGGGCCCTCGCCGGCCTGGGCTATCGGCTGGACGCCTTCACGCTGGACGCGGCGATGTTCCTCCCCCAGAGCCGGCCGAGGGTGTTCGTGGTGGGCGTGGACGAAAGCGTGGAGCCGGTCGGAGCGGTGGCTCAATCCCCCTCGGGCTGGTTCGGCGACGCCTGGTCGGAGCGGGTCACATCGGCCGATCGTCGGATTCGGCCCCCT
Above is a window of Paludisphaera rhizosphaerae DNA encoding:
- a CDS encoding cytochrome C assembly family protein; the protein is MDRLQILCFAGTYVLALAVELARVFVRSPLRWYAGVGLTFLGWVVQTLYLANLAMARNELLPVTSAFESVMVLSWVVALIGLYLMLHWPRQVAVGFFTLPLALGLIAGAAWFVPRTVGREWDGATAFWGTIHGMFLLAGAVCASLAFAAGLMYLAQMRRLKSKPVRRFGFSLPSLEQSERVNRGAVVAAFPLLTAGLVIGVLLSVSELRKAKGGGASLGVPWYDPKVLSALGMWLVFAVLLHARFRPSMRGRTVMMLTIAAFAFLVFTWVGVEALRLPTAHGAARTASAGGAP
- a CDS encoding DUF2239 family protein, translated to MDEPQTYTAFAGVGRIASGDLATMLRGVKTYLEGEKPEPVLIFEDATGKQVDFDFRGTEQDVLDRAEAGTPKPGPGRPKLGVVAREVTLLPRHWDWLERQRGGASAALRRLVDEARKREPGREKARLIREAASKVMWSVAGNLPDFEEASRALFAPDPDRFDALIAAWPADLREHFCKLSREAARLEAEDGSAGS
- a CDS encoding DNA cytosine methyltransferase, which encodes MRSHRSNPDPPPVAPSSGPAGHLPPRGGKAVADSEDLGKTFCEFFAGIGLVREALGASGWSCAYANDVDPKKRRMYVGRFGDDGHFHLGDVWDTAEAVARIHGRPALATASFPCVDLSLAGRGRGFEGTHSSTFFGFVKVLEGLGERRPPMVLLENVAGFLTSAGGKDFEAAARALAGLGYRLDAFTLDAAMFLPQSRPRVFVVGVDESVEPVGAVAQSPSGWFGDAWSERVTSADRRIRPPRLTDLMRSIELPTGWIAFDVPAPGERPTHVSTLIDRDDGQDWWDEAAVSKHRDMMHDRHRERIEAAQASGETFVGTIFRRKRDGRTRAEVRFDGVAGCLRTPRGGSARQIVVVVEDGRLRMRWMSPREYARLQGAPDFPLAPNAVQSLFGFGDAVCVPAVQWIDRHVLSPTFAAMEPSSARWRTPVGRQPYARPAPADHAGGEGEEHVA